A portion of the Acidobacteriota bacterium genome contains these proteins:
- a CDS encoding SAM-dependent DNA methyltransferase, translated as MSKNHNTTASALIQKVWNYAHVLKDDGLAFMDYTEQITYLLFLKMAWEQQQQARASEIPSRYTWGALKKMTDNAKRLDRYHQGLRKLSEQPGLIGLIFTKPQSKINDPAKLHLLIQMIDGEDWSSLDVDVKGEVYEGLLARNADDVRGGAGQYFTPRPVIRAIVEVMQPKPTMRISDPACGTGGFLLATFEYLKSRTANAKEAAYLRTRALHGVDLVPNVARLCAMNLFLHGIGTDHNHPVISIYDSLELKAEPVDMVLTNPPFGKKSSFTIIGESGKSQTDKISYERKDFWATTSNKQLNFVQHVNSMLKKEGRAAVVVPDNVLFEGGAGEKIRRNLLDRCDVHTLLRLPTGIWYSAGVKANVLFFDKKPESLFPATKEIWVYDLRSNRNFSIKGNPIGSDDLTDFIRCYRADDPVQREETEHFRRFTYSEIVARDKANLDITWRQENIGSVNGSSPQALMKAILEDLQEAMLEFASVEREISG; from the coding sequence ATGAGCAAAAACCATAACACAACAGCATCTGCTCTCATCCAGAAAGTCTGGAACTATGCTCACGTTCTCAAGGACGACGGGCTAGCGTTCATGGACTATACGGAGCAGATTACCTACCTTCTCTTTTTGAAGATGGCTTGGGAACAACAGCAACAGGCTAGAGCGAGTGAGATACCATCGCGTTACACTTGGGGCGCATTGAAGAAGATGACTGACAATGCGAAGCGCTTGGATCGTTATCATCAGGGATTGCGCAAATTGAGCGAACAGCCAGGCCTGATCGGCCTCATCTTTACTAAGCCTCAGAGCAAGATCAACGATCCAGCCAAACTTCACCTGCTCATCCAAATGATTGACGGTGAGGATTGGTCTAGCCTGGACGTGGACGTGAAGGGAGAAGTTTATGAAGGGTTGCTGGCCAGAAACGCTGATGATGTGCGAGGCGGAGCTGGACAATACTTCACGCCGAGGCCTGTTATCCGGGCAATCGTTGAGGTGATGCAACCTAAACCAACTATGCGGATTTCCGATCCTGCGTGCGGCACCGGTGGTTTTCTCTTGGCAACTTTCGAGTATCTAAAAAGTAGGACAGCAAATGCCAAAGAGGCTGCCTACCTGCGGACGAGAGCATTGCATGGAGTCGATCTTGTTCCGAACGTCGCGCGCTTATGCGCAATGAACCTTTTCCTTCATGGTATTGGAACTGATCATAACCACCCGGTGATCTCAATCTACGACAGCTTAGAATTGAAAGCCGAACCAGTGGATATGGTTCTCACGAACCCACCATTTGGAAAGAAGAGCAGCTTTACCATTATTGGCGAGAGTGGAAAGAGCCAGACTGACAAGATTTCTTACGAGCGGAAAGATTTCTGGGCTACAACAAGTAACAAGCAACTCAACTTTGTTCAGCATGTAAATTCAATGCTAAAGAAAGAGGGTCGGGCGGCGGTAGTCGTGCCGGACAACGTGTTATTTGAGGGCGGAGCAGGCGAAAAGATTCGTCGGAACTTACTTGACCGGTGTGATGTTCACACCTTATTACGGTTACCAACTGGCATTTGGTACTCGGCTGGTGTTAAGGCGAACGTGCTCTTCTTTGATAAGAAGCCGGAATCTTTGTTTCCTGCAACGAAAGAAATATGGGTCTATGACTTGCGATCAAACCGAAATTTTTCCATCAAAGGGAACCCAATTGGATCAGATGACCTAACTGATTTCATCCGATGCTATCGCGCTGACGATCCAGTTCAGCGCGAGGAGACCGAACACTTTCGACGCTTCACCTATTCGGAAATCGTCGCGAGGGATAAAGCGAATCTCGACATCACGTGGCGGCAAGAGAATATAGGTTCAGTAAATGGCAGTAGTCCGCAGGCCCTTATGAAAGCAATTCTTGAAGACTTACAAGAAGCCATGCTTGAATTTGCCTCCGTTGAACGCGAAATTAGCGGATAA
- a CDS encoding AAA family ATPase gives MTEELPKGWVKTTLGEIAEPSRERALPTDAPDLPYVGLEHIEAQTMKLLGHGYAREVRSSSVRFSKGDVLYGKMRPYLNKVWVAEFDGLCSAEFLVFPKRDALNNQFLAMRLNAEDFVTFANEQVSGERPRVAFEKLSRFPILLPPTAEQGRIVAKLNASLLGVGRAETATRRAHERLQRYRAAVLQAGTVGELTRAWRESQEKNEKAITETGEAMLRRLLVTRRARWEEIELQYLRAAGKVPQDDKWKSRYPEPERAEIDNPTELPQGWVWASLDQVLSVLRNGISQAPHEVAGLPILRISAVRVMRVDLSDRRYLPLSTAEKYQDYGLQENDLLFTRYNGSRDLAGVCGRVPAVTETVVYPDKLIRGVPVHSEKHLSSFIEIVANSGVSRQYIQAHLFTTAGQWGISGRNLKVTPIPLPSEAEQIEIVRAVEDRLLAANRLADRLSHQLDRARAMRQLLLDDAFTGRLVFQDPYDEPASVLLDRIRAEKAQSKAERKHIRQRPQPTKKKRTDSMQEQPPSPESLSVAWEKIGRKAEARHLFDEAGFGPEHVVQFYETLRATPEVRVAFQEAAQRLQHSQKPAKPSKEKHSDLKGRFRLVELWLEDFKNLKDYTIRFDAAYGLDVVLGWNGTGKSNLFEALLIIFRDLHEWWEKNRWPDKAMNGYRLSYEMEEHTVEVTWRPALMKRPELRRGPIAQNAKDGLKLESIKRGQLPLPRFVFGYYSGPTNRLAEHFLPMKQAHYDRLRDAKSDDAKTLAELLEQRRFFCAETHHAKYVLLAFSYKEDPKISGFLENRLRILGFESALFVIRKPRWAKSGSKAEDFWDATGIMRRVMERLRRYAIAPMVVEQTVSYGYRSTKEDHYYFFLPDIESLHSFAAEYQDARTFFLALESTDFSELIHDVKIQVRVKATNTEQVPITFHQLSEGEQQLLMVLGLMRFTKSHQSLVLLDEPDTHLNPHWSVDYLKDLTRVMSDNTSESSEQQTSQILIATHDPLVIASLVKEQIHLLKRDSQTGACKWTPASVNPRGLGFTGILTSEMFGFRSDLDPETLADLDNKVRLVAKEGKLTAAEKKELEEIEQRLAEAGFSKAFSDPYYAAFVRAWGRRHNELMAGKEFLTSEEQQEIDRIARKVLEEAVAEVEKEVGS, from the coding sequence ATGACTGAAGAACTGCCAAAGGGATGGGTGAAGACAACGCTCGGCGAAATCGCGGAGCCGTCGCGGGAGCGTGCATTGCCAACAGATGCCCCAGACTTGCCATACGTCGGCTTGGAGCATATCGAAGCACAAACGATGAAGCTTCTTGGGCACGGGTATGCTCGTGAAGTCCGCAGCTCTTCCGTGAGGTTCTCAAAGGGCGACGTGCTCTATGGGAAGATGCGGCCTTATCTGAATAAAGTGTGGGTCGCAGAGTTCGATGGGCTTTGCTCAGCAGAGTTTCTTGTTTTCCCGAAGCGTGACGCACTGAACAATCAGTTTCTCGCCATGCGGCTGAACGCGGAAGATTTCGTCACTTTTGCGAACGAACAGGTCAGTGGTGAACGTCCGCGCGTTGCTTTCGAGAAACTGTCACGTTTTCCTATACTGTTGCCTCCTACTGCCGAGCAGGGAAGAATCGTAGCCAAGCTGAACGCTTCATTGTTAGGAGTGGGACGAGCAGAAACGGCAACGCGCCGGGCACACGAACGTCTCCAGCGTTACCGTGCCGCCGTCCTACAAGCTGGCACTGTCGGCGAACTCACCCGCGCTTGGCGCGAATCTCAGGAGAAGAATGAAAAGGCAATCACTGAAACTGGCGAAGCGATGTTGCGGCGCCTCCTTGTGACCCGCCGCGCCCGCTGGGAAGAAATCGAGTTGCAGTATCTCCGCGCCGCTGGCAAAGTCCCCCAAGACGACAAGTGGAAATCCCGTTACCCTGAGCCTGAGCGGGCTGAGATTGATAATCCTACAGAGTTGCCGCAGGGCTGGGTATGGGCCTCTCTTGACCAAGTCCTTTCAGTCTTACGTAATGGAATCTCACAAGCCCCGCATGAAGTTGCGGGGCTTCCCATCTTGCGAATCAGTGCTGTCCGAGTTATGCGAGTTGATTTGAGTGACCGCCGTTACTTGCCGCTTTCCACTGCCGAAAAGTACCAGGACTATGGACTACAAGAGAACGATCTGCTCTTCACTCGCTACAATGGAAGCCGTGACCTTGCTGGCGTCTGCGGGCGAGTACCTGCTGTCACTGAAACCGTCGTTTATCCCGACAAACTGATAAGAGGTGTTCCCGTACACTCTGAGAAACACCTCTCTTCTTTCATAGAAATTGTTGCCAACAGTGGTGTGTCCCGTCAATACATTCAGGCACATCTATTCACTACCGCAGGACAATGGGGCATTTCCGGTCGTAACCTCAAGGTTACACCTATCCCTCTGCCATCAGAAGCTGAACAAATCGAGATTGTCCGCGCAGTGGAGGATCGTTTATTAGCGGCGAACCGATTGGCAGATAGGCTGAGCCATCAACTCGACCGCGCACGGGCAATGCGCCAATTACTTCTAGACGACGCCTTCACTGGTCGCCTCGTTTTTCAAGACCCGTATGATGAACCTGCATCGGTGTTGCTCGACCGTATCCGCGCAGAGAAAGCCCAATCAAAAGCCGAGCGGAAACATATCCGCCAAAGACCTCAACCGACAAAAAAGAAGAGGACTGATTCTATGCAAGAGCAACCGCCATCACCCGAGTCGCTCAGTGTTGCGTGGGAAAAGATAGGCCGAAAAGCTGAGGCTCGTCATCTTTTTGACGAAGCAGGGTTTGGCCCTGAGCACGTAGTGCAGTTCTACGAAACATTGCGCGCAACGCCAGAAGTGCGAGTCGCCTTTCAAGAAGCAGCGCAAAGGCTTCAACATTCGCAGAAGCCTGCCAAGCCTTCAAAAGAGAAGCACAGTGATCTGAAAGGTCGCTTCCGACTCGTCGAGCTTTGGCTGGAAGATTTCAAGAACCTGAAGGATTACACGATTCGCTTCGACGCCGCTTACGGGCTGGATGTTGTTCTTGGATGGAACGGCACTGGCAAGTCCAATCTCTTTGAGGCGCTCCTCATTATCTTTCGCGACCTGCACGAGTGGTGGGAAAAGAACCGTTGGCCCGACAAGGCAATGAACGGCTATCGGCTCAGCTATGAAATGGAAGAACACACAGTGGAAGTTACATGGCGGCCAGCGTTAATGAAGCGCCCAGAATTAAGAAGAGGGCCGATTGCCCAGAATGCAAAGGATGGATTAAAGCTTGAGTCTATCAAGCGCGGCCAGTTGCCATTGCCGCGCTTTGTTTTCGGCTACTATTCGGGGCCTACCAATCGCCTAGCCGAACACTTCCTGCCGATGAAGCAGGCTCATTATGATCGCCTGCGCGATGCGAAATCTGATGATGCAAAGACCCTAGCCGAGTTGCTGGAGCAGCGGAGATTCTTCTGTGCAGAGACTCATCACGCGAAATATGTGTTGCTTGCGTTCTCATACAAAGAGGATCCGAAGATCAGCGGGTTTCTGGAGAATCGCCTGAGAATCCTAGGCTTCGAGTCTGCATTGTTCGTCATTCGGAAGCCACGTTGGGCGAAGTCCGGGAGCAAAGCCGAGGATTTTTGGGACGCTACGGGCATTATGCGGCGAGTCATGGAGCGACTCCGCCGTTACGCCATTGCACCAATGGTTGTAGAGCAGACTGTCAGCTATGGCTACCGATCAACTAAGGAAGACCACTACTATTTCTTCTTGCCAGACATTGAGAGCTTGCATTCTTTTGCAGCCGAGTACCAGGACGCCCGAACCTTCTTTTTGGCATTGGAGAGCACAGATTTTTCTGAGTTGATTCACGACGTGAAGATTCAAGTTCGCGTCAAGGCTACCAACACAGAACAAGTTCCAATTACATTCCATCAACTGAGCGAAGGTGAACAACAACTGCTTATGGTTTTGGGGTTGATGCGATTTACAAAGTCGCATCAATCGCTCGTGTTACTAGACGAACCGGATACTCACCTGAATCCACATTGGAGTGTGGACTATCTCAAAGACCTCACGCGGGTGATGAGCGACAATACCTCTGAATCATCTGAGCAGCAGACCAGTCAGATTCTGATAGCGACTCACGACCCGCTTGTCATTGCAAGTCTAGTCAAAGAGCAGATTCACCTTCTAAAGCGCGACTCACAAACCGGTGCCTGCAAATGGACTCCCGCCAGTGTGAATCCGCGCGGGCTTGGATTCACAGGCATCCTGACCAGCGAGATGTTTGGTTTTCGAAGCGACCTCGATCCAGAAACCCTCGCCGACTTGGACAACAAAGTTCGCCTCGTAGCCAAAGAAGGTAAATTGACTGCCGCTGAAAAGAAGGAACTGGAAGAGATTGAGCAAAGGTTGGCGGAAGCAGGTTTCTCAAAAGCATTCAGCGATCCTTATTACGCAGCGTTTGTTCGAGCGTGGGGGCGTAGGCATAACGAATTGATGGCGGGTAAGGAATTCCTGACTTCAGAAGAGCAGCAAGAGATTGATCGAATTGCACGAAAGGTGCTGGAAGAGGCGGTTGCAGAAGTGGAAAAGGAGGTTGGCAGTTGA
- a CDS encoding BrnA antitoxin family protein, with amino-acid sequence MQVKKTGKSKGIVDVTEADYKAQLARVKDEDAVLKPGRYRYERGGFKRRHPDFAPQTSKVKISILLDADVLAYFRARAEQPHAAAYQTQINQELRQLMERDQQQPVKSAEASDYASLLGDPAFIAAVAERVEAQRKKVRRKAA; translated from the coding sequence ATGCAAGTTAAAAAGACAGGTAAAAGCAAAGGCATCGTGGATGTCACCGAGGCCGATTACAAAGCGCAACTGGCAAGGGTTAAGGACGAGGACGCCGTGCTCAAGCCCGGTCGTTATCGTTACGAGCGCGGCGGCTTCAAGCGCCGCCACCCGGACTTCGCGCCACAAACGAGCAAAGTCAAAATCTCGATCCTGCTCGATGCCGACGTGTTGGCTTATTTTCGCGCCCGCGCCGAACAACCTCATGCGGCGGCATACCAAACCCAGATCAATCAGGAGTTGCGCCAACTGATGGAGCGCGACCAGCAGCAGCCTGTGAAGTCCGCCGAGGCGAGTGATTATGCCAGTCTGCTCGGCGACCCCGCCTTCATTGCGGCAGTGGCGGAGCGTGTGGAGGCGCAACGCAAGAAGGTTCGGCGGAAGGCTGCGTGA
- a CDS encoding type II toxin-antitoxin system RelE/ParE family toxin translates to MFDGQPKQVLIYETLDGYSPFDEWLTKLRDREARNRIIKRIARLRGGNPGDYKTVDEGVYELRIDYGPGYRLYVALTGNEIVLLLCGGDKTTQQRDIDQAHVAWREYQNREKQ, encoded by the coding sequence ATGTTTGACGGGCAGCCAAAACAGGTTTTGATTTATGAAACGCTCGACGGATACTCTCCGTTCGATGAATGGTTGACCAAATTGCGTGACCGCGAAGCGCGCAATCGCATCATCAAACGCATAGCGCGATTGCGTGGTGGGAATCCCGGAGATTACAAAACGGTTGATGAAGGTGTTTACGAACTTCGCATAGACTACGGCCCCGGCTATCGTCTTTACGTTGCGTTGACTGGAAACGAGATTGTTTTGTTGTTGTGTGGCGGCGACAAGACTACACAGCAGCGCGACATTGATCAGGCTCATGTCGCTTGGCGTGAGTATCAGAACAGGGAAAAGCAATGA
- a CDS encoding carbon starvation protein A: MNAVPILIAVLGIYAIAYRYYSAFIAAKVLALDDARVTPAHKFNDGHNYTPTNKYVLWGHHFAAISGPGPLIGPVLAAQFGYLPGLIWLVIGVVLGGAVHDFIVLAASMRSGGKSLAEIARREIDRVTGTVATIAILIILIVALAGVGLAVVNALAESPWGLFTIAMTIPIALMMGMYMFRWRGGTHRAITEGTVIGVILLILAVVFGEVVQNSALGQYFRYEKTAITLMVATYGFIASVLPVWLLLAPRDYLSSYMKLGSIAFLAIGIFAVMPEFKMPATTVFVNGGGPIIPGKVFPFVFITIACGAISGFHALISSGTTPKLIDKETHARPIGYGAMLCESIVGVMALIAASSMFPHDYFQINVPVEAFAKIDGSLRAMGFHQSNLAALTQAVGEQNLAGRTGGAVSLAVGMAQIFSAIPGMSHLMSYWYHFAIMFEALFILTTVDAGTRVARFMMQEILGGVHKKFAQPNWLPGAILASVLAVAPWTYMILKGSIATIWPLFGMANQMLACVALCVCTTFLINNGRARYAWVTILPLSFITVIELTAGYQNIANNYWPKGLYLNTGITACLMVGLVIVIVGSARKWHRVAIKGEPHQPTMMVTATD, encoded by the coding sequence ATCAATGCAGTCCCCATCCTCATTGCGGTTTTGGGTATTTACGCCATCGCTTATCGTTACTACAGCGCCTTCATTGCCGCCAAAGTTCTTGCGCTGGATGATGCGCGCGTGACGCCTGCGCACAAATTCAACGACGGGCACAATTACACTCCGACCAACAAGTATGTTTTATGGGGACATCACTTTGCGGCCATCAGCGGGCCGGGGCCGTTGATTGGGCCGGTGCTGGCGGCGCAGTTCGGGTATTTGCCGGGATTGATCTGGTTGGTCATTGGCGTCGTCCTTGGCGGAGCCGTTCACGATTTCATCGTGCTGGCGGCTTCGATGCGTAGCGGCGGAAAGTCTTTGGCGGAAATCGCTCGGCGAGAAATTGATCGCGTGACGGGAACCGTCGCCACCATCGCGATTTTGATCATTCTGATTGTCGCGCTGGCTGGCGTAGGCCTCGCCGTCGTCAACGCGCTGGCCGAAAGCCCCTGGGGATTGTTTACGATTGCGATGACCATTCCGATCGCCTTGATGATGGGAATGTATATGTTTCGCTGGCGAGGCGGCACACATCGCGCCATTACGGAAGGCACCGTCATCGGCGTCATCTTGCTGATTCTCGCCGTCGTCTTTGGTGAAGTCGTTCAGAATTCTGCCCTAGGGCAGTATTTCCGCTACGAAAAAACGGCCATTACGTTGATGGTGGCAACGTATGGATTCATCGCGTCTGTGCTGCCGGTTTGGTTGCTGCTGGCGCCGCGCGATTATCTCAGTTCGTATATGAAACTCGGCTCAATAGCCTTTCTGGCGATTGGGATTTTCGCGGTGATGCCGGAATTCAAGATGCCTGCGACGACGGTGTTTGTGAATGGTGGCGGACCGATCATTCCCGGAAAAGTCTTTCCCTTTGTGTTCATCACTATCGCCTGCGGAGCGATTTCCGGCTTTCACGCGCTGATCAGTTCCGGCACTACGCCGAAGCTGATTGACAAGGAAACACACGCCCGGCCGATTGGCTATGGCGCGATGCTCTGCGAATCCATCGTGGGCGTGATGGCCTTGATCGCCGCCAGTTCAATGTTTCCGCACGATTATTTCCAGATCAACGTGCCGGTCGAAGCCTTCGCCAAAATTGACGGCAGCCTTCGCGCAATGGGCTTCCATCAATCGAACTTGGCGGCGTTGACGCAGGCCGTCGGCGAACAGAATCTGGCCGGACGAACCGGCGGCGCGGTCAGCCTGGCCGTAGGCATGGCGCAAATCTTTTCCGCCATTCCGGGCATGTCGCACCTGATGAGTTACTGGTATCACTTCGCGATTATGTTCGAGGCGCTGTTCATCCTGACAACAGTGGACGCCGGAACGCGCGTCGCCCGTTTTATGATGCAGGAGATTTTGGGCGGTGTGCACAAGAAATTCGCGCAACCCAATTGGCTGCCCGGAGCCATTCTGGCCAGCGTGCTGGCAGTCGCTCCGTGGACGTACATGATCCTGAAAGGTTCGATTGCCACGATCTGGCCGCTGTTCGGCATGGCAAACCAGATGCTGGCCTGCGTGGCGCTCTGCGTTTGCACAACCTTCCTTATCAACAATGGCCGAGCGCGTTACGCCTGGGTGACGATCCTTCCCTTGAGCTTCATCACCGTCATCGAATTAACCGCCGGCTATCAAAACATCGCCAACAATTATTGGCCGAAAGGGCTTTACCTGAACACAGGCATCACGGCTTGCTTGATGGTCGGCTTGGTCATCGTGATCGTTGGCTCCGCTCGTAAATGGCACCGCGTCGCCATCAAAGGCGAACCGCATCAACCGACGATGATGGTAACGGCAACAGACTGA
- a CDS encoding retropepsin-like domain-containing protein — protein MKIRFDPQDNLVFIRARIFGPDGRSSLLLALDTGASATLISRKQLLRIGYDLEAGTELVQMTTGSRVELVPRISLRRFSTLGQKRKNFSVIAHDLPPTAGIDGLLGLDFFRGLNLNLDFRNGLITLS, from the coding sequence ATGAAAATCCGGTTTGACCCCCAGGATAATCTTGTCTTTATTCGAGCCAGAATCTTTGGACCTGATGGGCGGTCTTCTTTATTGCTTGCCTTGGATACTGGCGCATCAGCGACCCTTATCAGCCGAAAACAATTGCTACGAATTGGTTATGACCTGGAAGCCGGTACCGAATTGGTTCAAATGACGACGGGCAGCAGGGTTGAACTTGTGCCGCGAATCAGCTTGAGACGGTTTTCAACTCTTGGGCAAAAGCGTAAAAACTTTTCCGTGATAGCCCACGATTTACCTCCAACTGCGGGCATTGATGGCCTGCTCGGTTTGGACTTCTTTCGTGGGCTGAACCTGAATCTTGATTTTCGCAACGGGCTGATCACTCTTTCCTGA
- a CDS encoding methylmalonyl-CoA mutase family protein, with the protein MPATKSTERKETFTTSSGIDLKASFAAEDLPENFAAELGEPGKFPFTRGVYSTMYRGRMWTMRQYAGFATAEESNRRYKYLLEQGTTGLSVAFDLPTQIGYDSDHQLAQGEVGRVGVPICSLADMEVLFDGIPLDKVSTSMTINATASILLALYIAVAKKQGVAPAKLNGTIQNDILKEYIARGTYIYPPRPSLRIITDIFAYCAKEVPNWNTISISGYHIREAGSTAAQEVAFTLADGIAYVQAAIDAGLAVDYFAPRLAFFFNGHNNFLEEIAKYRAARRMWAKIMKDRFGAKDPKSQMLRFHTQTAGSTLTAQQPEVNVVRTTIQALAAVLGGTQSLHTNSMDEALGLPTADAARIALRTQQVIAYESGVADTADPLAGSYAIEHLTSEIERLAFEYIAKIDEFGGMLAAIEAGYVQREIERAAYDYQKAVEAEQEIVVGVNRFQIKEETAIPTLKIDPAFELAQVERVRKVRAERNSEAAKAALATVESAARSGENLMPPIIAAVEAYATLGEIADTMRAIFGEYSEAAY; encoded by the coding sequence ATGCCTGCGACCAAGTCAACCGAACGTAAAGAGACATTTACCACGTCATCCGGCATCGACCTGAAAGCGAGCTTTGCGGCAGAGGATTTGCCCGAAAACTTCGCCGCGGAGTTGGGCGAACCGGGCAAATTTCCTTTCACGCGCGGCGTGTATTCGACAATGTATCGCGGGCGAATGTGGACGATGCGGCAATATGCCGGATTCGCTACTGCAGAAGAATCCAACCGTCGGTATAAGTATTTACTCGAACAAGGCACAACGGGCTTGTCCGTCGCATTCGATTTGCCGACGCAAATCGGGTACGACAGCGACCATCAGTTGGCGCAAGGCGAAGTCGGCCGCGTGGGCGTGCCCATCTGTTCGCTGGCCGATATGGAAGTGCTGTTTGATGGCATTCCGCTCGACAAAGTTTCGACTTCAATGACGATCAATGCGACGGCTTCGATTTTGCTAGCGCTGTACATCGCCGTGGCAAAAAAACAAGGCGTTGCGCCCGCCAAGCTGAACGGCACGATTCAAAACGACATTTTGAAAGAATACATCGCGCGCGGAACTTACATTTATCCGCCGCGCCCGTCTTTGCGCATCATCACGGATATTTTTGCTTACTGCGCAAAAGAAGTTCCGAACTGGAACACGATTTCGATCAGCGGGTATCACATCCGCGAAGCCGGCTCGACCGCCGCGCAGGAAGTCGCTTTCACGTTGGCTGATGGCATCGCGTATGTGCAGGCGGCGATTGATGCGGGGCTAGCGGTGGATTATTTCGCGCCGCGACTGGCGTTCTTTTTCAACGGCCACAACAACTTTTTGGAAGAAATTGCCAAATATCGAGCCGCTCGACGAATGTGGGCGAAGATCATGAAAGACCGATTCGGGGCCAAAGACCCGAAATCGCAGATGCTGCGGTTTCACACGCAAACCGCCGGTTCGACGCTGACCGCGCAACAGCCCGAAGTAAACGTTGTCCGCACGACAATTCAGGCTTTGGCGGCGGTGCTGGGCGGAACGCAATCCCTGCACACCAATTCGATGGATGAAGCGTTGGGTTTGCCAACGGCGGATGCCGCGCGCATCGCCCTCCGCACGCAACAAGTCATTGCGTACGAATCCGGCGTAGCCGACACCGCCGACCCGCTGGCGGGTTCTTACGCGATTGAGCATCTGACCAGTGAAATCGAACGGTTGGCATTTGAATACATCGCCAAAATTGACGAATTCGGCGGAATGCTCGCGGCCATCGAAGCGGGTTATGTCCAGCGCGAAATCGAACGCGCCGCGTACGATTACCAGAAAGCAGTCGAAGCCGAGCAAGAAATCGTCGTAGGCGTGAACCGTTTCCAGATCAAGGAAGAAACTGCGATTCCCACGCTGAAGATTGATCCGGCGTTTGAACTGGCGCAGGTCGAACGCGTGCGGAAAGTCCGTGCGGAACGAAACTCGGAAGCGGCAAAGGCTGCGCTGGCAACCGTTGAATCGGCTGCGCGGTCGGGCGAAAACCTTATGCCGCCGATCATTGCGGCGGTCGAAGCCTACGCGACGCTGGGCGAAATTGCGGATACAATGCGGGCGATATTTGGTGAATACTCTGAAGCCGCATACTGA
- the prfB gene encoding peptide chain release factor 2 (programmed frameshift) → MLDAIALQDLREKYDDLKPRVAELRGFFDVDAKRRELAKLEKQAAEPDFWNDQEKAQKVLQQRSRLERAINTAEDQQRLVDDIAVLFDFAAEDDASAHELREAISKLTTDVEESETQMLLGGENDANNAFLSINSGAGGTDAQDFAEMLLRMYLRWAQKRGFKAEEIDLQPGEEAGIKSASYRIEGDYAYGLLAGEVGVHRLVRMSPFNSGQSRETSFASVFVTPEIDDNIEIEILDKDLRVDTYRSTGAGGQHINTTDSAVRITHLPTNIVVTCQNQRSQHQNRDVAMKVLKSRLYELELEKKQAETNKLAASKRDISFGSQIRNYVLHPYRLVKDVRTKHETSNVDAVLAGDLDDFIKEYLLSKRVDGNP, encoded by the exons ATGCTGGACGCGATTGCGCTGCAGGATTTGCGCGAAAAATATGACGACTTGAAACCACGCGTAGCCGAGCTGCGG GGTTTCTTTGACGTTGATGCCAAACGCCGGGAATTAGCCAAACTGGAAAAACAGGCCGCCGAGCCGGATTTCTGGAACGACCAGGAAAAAGCCCAAAAGGTATTGCAACAGCGTTCCCGGTTGGAACGCGCCATCAACACTGCCGAAGATCAGCAACGGTTGGTGGATGACATTGCCGTGCTGTTTGATTTCGCCGCCGAAGATGACGCTTCGGCCCATGAATTGCGCGAAGCAATCAGCAAGTTGACCACCGACGTTGAAGAAAGCGAAACGCAAATGCTGCTCGGCGGAGAAAACGACGCCAACAATGCTTTCCTTTCGATTAACTCCGGCGCAGGCGGAACCGACGCTCAGGATTTCGCCGAAATGCTGTTGCGGATGTATTTGCGATGGGCGCAAAAACGCGGTTTCAAGGCGGAAGAAATTGACCTGCAACCGGGCGAAGAAGCCGGGATCAAATCGGCCAGTTACCGCATCGAAGGCGATTACGCTTATGGGTTGCTGGCGGGCGAAGTCGGCGTTCACCGCCTGGTTCGCATGTCGCCGTTCAATTCCGGGCAAAGCCGCGAAACCAGTTTTGCTTCGGTGTTCGTCACGCCGGAAATTGACGACAACATCGAAATTGAAATTCTGGACAAAGACCTTCGCGTTGACACGTATCGTTCGACAGGCGCTGGCGGTCAGCACATCAACACGACGGATTCGGCGGTTCGCATCACGCATTTGCCGACCAACATTGTGGTGACGTGCCAAAATCAGCGCTCACAACATCAAAACCGCGACGTGGCGATGAAAGTTTTGAAATCGCGGCTGTACGAATTGGAGCTGGAAAAGAAGCAGGCTGAGACGAACAAACTGGCGGCATCAAAGCGCGACATTTCCTTCGGCTCACAAATTCGCAATTACGTGCTGCACCCGTACCGATTGGTTAAGGACGTTCGCACCAAACACGAAACCAGCAATGTTGACGCAGTGCTGGCCGGAGACTTGGACGATTTCATCAAAGAGTATTTGCTATCAAAACGAGTAGACGGTAATCCGTAG